The following is a genomic window from Psychrobacter immobilis.
TGGCAATACGCAAACACGCACAGTGAACTGCTCTGTTAACTCTTTCTCTAAAGCGCTTAGGTATAAAGGCGCAACAGTATCATTAGTGACAATCAATACTTGGCGACCACGAATATAAGGTGTGATCAGCTTTGCCATACTGTTGCGATCTATCGCTGTTTTCTCAGTAATGACGATTGGATAGTCATGGCTTTGCGTATGAACCGTTAAACCGTCATGAAACAGTGGCGTTGCCATTAAACACTCCCTAAGCATTTTGAATAAGATAAAAGTAGCTGAGCTTAACTAGGGCGCGTCCTGATTTTTATCGCCATTTTTAAATGAGGACACGCCTTGATAAAGTTTATCATTATGGTTAATTTTCTTTATCTTCTGGTGCTATAGCAGTCGAGTCAGTAAACGACTCTAGTTGCTGTAAAAGCTGATTGACCATATGACGGGGATAAGTATGACCAGTTGGCATAATAATATGAGCGACTTGGCGATATAAGGGATCACGAGTGCTATATAAATCTTGCAAGATTTTTCTAGGATTTGGCTGCTGTAACAGTGGTCGTGATTTGTCTTTAGCCGTGCGAGCCATTTGCACATCAACTGGCGCATTCAAATAAACCACGATACCGCGCTGATGCAAAAACGCTCTGTTTTCAGCACACATCACAGCGCCACCACCGGTC
Proteins encoded in this region:
- the aroK gene encoding shikimate kinase AroK, with product MVEELPSVFLVGPMGAGKTTIGKLLAKQLGRTFVDSDWYIESQTGADIAWIFAKEGEAGFRERETRAIDELTQKDQIVLATGGGAVMCAENRAFLHQRGIVVYLNAPVDVQMARTAKDKSRPLLQQPNPRKILQDLYSTRDPLYRQVAHIIMPTGHTYPRHMVNQLLQQLESFTDSTAIAPEDKEN